A region from the Halosolutus gelatinilyticus genome encodes:
- a CDS encoding DUF7520 family protein has product MTDRTDDSGRSTARTEEDRDDRRTVVGSRVVVAFGLVLVAVTAAFGAVLGRVLPARTGVEETVLLGITVPVSPAAFALYGAVTVGIATGAVVLLLRLVARFDENAA; this is encoded by the coding sequence ATGACCGATCGAACCGACGATAGCGGGCGATCGACCGCGCGGACCGAGGAGGATCGTGACGATCGCCGGACCGTGGTGGGCTCGCGGGTCGTCGTCGCCTTCGGCCTCGTACTCGTCGCCGTCACCGCCGCCTTCGGGGCCGTTCTCGGTCGTGTCCTTCCCGCGCGGACCGGCGTCGAGGAGACCGTCCTTCTGGGAATCACCGTTCCGGTGTCGCCGGCGGCGTTCGCCCTCTACGGGGCCGTCACCGTCGGGATCGCGACCGGGGCGGTCGTGCTTCTCCTGCGGCTGGTCGCTCGGTTCGACGAAAACGCGGCGTAG
- a CDS encoding DUF6684 family protein — translation MSRRAFDTELTLDLAVNAIPLAIVLFFTAAFALFNPWGFEPLESGIQFAILLSVAVTLAAVTFLAARVIESDPRTHHDTVSSIHVQGGTEPTDDDGTEGPDSE, via the coding sequence ATGAGCCGACGCGCATTCGACACCGAACTCACGCTCGACCTCGCCGTCAACGCCATTCCGCTGGCGATCGTCCTGTTCTTTACCGCTGCGTTCGCCCTGTTCAACCCGTGGGGGTTCGAACCCCTCGAATCCGGCATCCAGTTCGCGATCCTCCTGTCGGTCGCGGTCACGCTCGCGGCCGTGACCTTCCTGGCCGCGCGGGTGATCGAGAGCGACCCGCGGACGCACCACGACACGGTCTCGTCGATACACGTCCAAGGTGGGACGGAGCCGACCGACGACGACGGAACGGAGGGGCCCGATTCAGAGTGA
- a CDS encoding DUF7541 family protein: MADHSTRADRPTRTSPWPILLALGLVFSEVGIVIDLVPVAVGGLVLFAGSVAGFVTESGRVSSPWPIVAGLGAIFVAVGAALLAVGTDLVTIAGAEGLVGLSTRGLAIAVAGVVSILGAAIGRDRR; the protein is encoded by the coding sequence ATGGCCGATCACTCGACCCGCGCCGATCGACCGACGAGGACGAGCCCGTGGCCGATCCTGCTCGCGCTCGGCCTCGTCTTCTCGGAGGTCGGCATCGTCATCGACCTCGTTCCGGTCGCCGTCGGCGGCCTCGTGCTATTCGCCGGGAGCGTCGCCGGCTTCGTCACCGAATCGGGACGCGTCTCGAGCCCGTGGCCGATCGTCGCCGGTCTCGGCGCGATCTTCGTCGCGGTCGGAGCAGCCCTGCTCGCCGTCGGCACCGACCTGGTGACGATCGCCGGAGCCGAGGGGCTCGTCGGCCTCTCGACTCGCGGGCTCGCGATCGCCGTCGCCGGCGTCGTGTCGATCCTCGGCGCCGCGATCGGCAGGGACAGACGCTAA
- a CDS encoding polyprenyl synthetase family protein produces MRETLAEWRPAIDEAIADLVPREIDTDYLESFFGDPTYEYDPDGIQRALSDPLWDLLDRGGKRWRAVLFLVFVDAFGDDPSEYLPYACIPEILHNGTIIVDDVEDEASMRRGEPALHHIYGEDVALNAGNAMYFLPLKILTENPAELPAERRLAAYEMLMYELNRTHLGQGMDICWHNEREVRITPAEYLEMCACKTGCLGRIVARLAAIITDRPADVEAAVARYAELTSVAFQIGDDILDVENSLGRAGEFGKEFGNDIREGKKTLLVIHAIEQSDPQTAHRLETILETDINTDEEILEALSIIEDAGSLSYARDRALDLAADAREAIDGIDVDPAVERELREFTEFVIDRDE; encoded by the coding sequence ATGCGGGAGACGCTTGCCGAGTGGCGGCCGGCCATCGACGAGGCGATCGCCGACCTCGTCCCACGGGAGATCGACACTGACTATCTCGAATCGTTCTTCGGCGACCCGACCTACGAGTACGACCCGGACGGGATTCAGCGCGCGCTGTCGGACCCGCTCTGGGACCTGCTCGATCGGGGCGGAAAACGCTGGCGCGCGGTGCTCTTTCTCGTCTTTGTCGACGCGTTCGGCGACGATCCCTCGGAGTACCTGCCCTACGCCTGTATTCCGGAGATCCTCCACAACGGGACGATCATCGTCGACGACGTCGAGGACGAGGCGTCGATGCGCCGCGGCGAACCGGCGTTGCACCACATCTACGGCGAGGACGTCGCGCTGAACGCGGGGAACGCGATGTACTTCCTGCCGCTGAAGATCCTGACGGAGAACCCGGCGGAACTCCCGGCAGAGCGGCGGCTGGCGGCCTACGAGATGCTGATGTACGAACTCAACCGGACCCACCTCGGACAGGGGATGGACATCTGCTGGCACAACGAACGCGAGGTCCGGATCACGCCCGCGGAGTACCTCGAAATGTGCGCGTGCAAGACCGGCTGCCTGGGCCGCATCGTGGCGCGACTGGCCGCGATCATCACCGACCGGCCCGCCGACGTCGAGGCGGCCGTCGCGCGGTACGCGGAACTGACGTCGGTCGCCTTCCAGATCGGCGACGACATCCTCGACGTGGAGAACTCCCTCGGCCGCGCGGGCGAGTTCGGCAAGGAGTTCGGAAACGACATCCGCGAGGGGAAAAAGACCCTGCTCGTCATCCACGCGATCGAGCAGAGCGATCCCCAGACGGCACACCGGCTCGAAACGATTCTCGAGACCGACATCAACACCGACGAGGAGATCCTCGAGGCGCTCTCGATCATCGAAGATGCCGGCAGTCTCTCCTACGCCCGCGACCGCGCGCTCGACCTGGCCGCGGACGCCCGCGAGGCGATCGACGGCATCGACGTCGATCCGGCGGTCGAACGCGAACTCCGCGAGTTCACCGAGTTCGTCATCGATCGCGATGAGTGA
- a CDS encoding MTH865 family protein: protein MADEAELREQLVEAFEGADYPVSNQMDLVPALPNGPATSFESGDLSFTAMELGTTASSHQDFPYEDVDTLVDDVIEGLKAEGEL, encoded by the coding sequence ATGGCAGACGAAGCCGAACTTCGCGAGCAACTCGTCGAGGCGTTCGAAGGCGCGGACTACCCCGTCAGTAACCAGATGGACCTCGTTCCGGCCCTGCCCAACGGGCCGGCGACGTCGTTCGAGTCCGGCGATCTCAGCTTCACCGCGATGGAGTTGGGGACCACGGCCTCGAGCCACCAGGACTTCCCCTACGAGGACGTCGACACCCTCGTCGACGACGTCATCGAGGGGCTGAAAGCCGAAGGCGAACTGTAG